A segment of the Mycobacterium intracellulare ATCC 13950 genome:
CCAGGTCGGCGGTCAGGTGGGGGCGCGAGGTGTGGCCGCCGGGTGAGTACAGCGTGATCTCGATCTGGTCGGCGGCCGAGGTGATGGGGCCGTGCCGGACCGCGATCTTGCCGACCTCCAGCCGGGGATCGCAGTGCAGCGCGAAGATCCGGGATACCCCGCTGATGGCGCCGGCCGCGATGGCGTCGATCGCCCCGCCGGGCATGAGTTCCTCGGCGGCCTGGAAGAGCAACCGCACCCCGACCGGCAGCTCGGGGACCGACGCCAGCGCCAGGGCCGTGCCCAGCAGGATGGCGGTGTGCGCGTCGTGGCCGCAGGCGTGCGCGACGTTGGGCATGGTGGACGTGTAGGGGGCGCCGGTGCGTTCGGCCATCGGCAGGGCGTCCATGTCGGCCCGCAGCGCGATCCGGGGCTCGTGCTCGGGGCCGATGTCGCAGACCAGTCCCGTGCCGCCGGGCAACACCTTCGGGTTGAGCCCCGCTTCGGCCAGCCGCTCGGCGACGAACTGGGTGGTGGCGTACTCCTGGCGGCCCAGCTCGGGGTAGCGGTGGATGTGCCGGCGCCATTCGACCAGGTCTGCGTGATGAGAGGCCAGCCAGGATTCGGCGGCGTCGGCGAGTCTCATGCGCGCTCCTCGCCGCGTCTGCGTTCGTGCGCCGCCATCACCCGGTCGCGTTCGGCGGGCGTCTGGGCCAGCTGGACCACCGTGCGTGCCAGCATGATCGCGCCCTCGATCACGGCGCGGTCGGCGCTGGGGTTGGTGGCGGCCTCGGCGAAGCCGCGCTGGTGCACCATGGCCCCGCCGGAGTCGAGCCCGATCACCGGGTGGATCCCCGGCAGCGCCTTGGTCACGTTGCCCATGTCGGTGCTGCCCATGGGCAGCGCCGCCTCGTACTCGCGGGCCACCGGCTCGCGGCCGAGCCGGCGCATCTCCTCGCGAAAGACGTCGGCCAGCCATTGGTCGGGGGTGAGTTCGTCGTAGGCGGGTGCCGGGTTGTCGATGTCGTATTCGCAACCGGTGGCCAGCGCGCCCGCGGCGAAGCAGGCGTACATCCTGCCCTCGAGTTCCCGGAGCGAGTCGGCTTCGACCGCGCGCATCGCGTACTGAAGCGTCGCGCGCCCGGGGATGACGTTGACCGCCTGCCCGCCGTCGGTGACGATCCCGTGCACCAGCTGCCCGGGCGCCAGTTGCTGGCGCAGCAGCCCGACGGCCACCTGCGCGACGGTCACGGCGTCGGCGGCGTTGATCCCGAGGTGCGGCGCGACGGCGGCGTGGGATTCCGTGCCGCGGTACGTGATGGTCGCCTCGGACAGGGCCAGCGAGCGGGCCGCGGCGATATCCGTCGGCCCGGGATGGAGCATGACGGCGGCGGCGATGTCATCGAACACCCCCGCCCGCAACAACAGCGCCTTGCCGCCGCCGGCCTCCTCGGCGGGAGTCCCCAGCAGCGCCACCCGCAGGCCCAGCTCGTCGGCGACCTCGGCCAGCGCCAGCGCGGTGCCCACCGCCGAGGCGGCGATGATGTTGTGGCCGCAGGCGTGCCCGATCTCGGGCAGCGCGTCGTATTCGGCGCACACCCCGACGGTCAACGGCCCGCTGCCGTAGTCGGCGCGGAAGGCGGTGTCCAGACCGCCGGGGGCGGCGGTGATCTCGAAGCCACGCTCGGCGACGAGTGCCTGCGCCTTGGCGCAGCTGCGGTGCTCGGCGAACGCCAGCTCGGGCTCGGCGTGAATGGCGTGCGACAACTCGACGAGGTCGCCGCCGCGCCGCCGCACGACAGCTTCGACGCTGTCCAGCAGGCTGTCTAACGGGGCGGTGGGCACTCTCGCAGTATGTCACTCACCGGCCTACGGCCCTGAGGCCCTGAGGGCTACACCAGCCCGGCGATGAAACTCGCCGCCTGGCCCGGGTAGGGCGGGGCGGAGTAGTCGTGGTGCGCATCCCGGTCGCGACCGCCGACGACGCAGACGGGATCACCTTCGCTGCACAGGTCGATGGTGCGGCCGGCGAACGCGCCCGTCGACGACAGGGGTGTGTCGAAGCGGTTGCCGGGATTGCCGAACACCGCGACGGCCCTGATCTTGTTGGCCAGCGCGGGATCCAGCGGGGGCGCCGATCCGAAGTTCCCGATGCGCTGGCCGACGGGCGGCACCCCGGCGAGCATCGAGATCGCGGCGGCGCCCTGCGAGAAGCCGCCGAGCACCAGCCGCGTGGACGGGCACTGGTCGACCATCTCCGCGATGTGGTCGCGTGCGTCGTTGGCGGCGTCGGCGGTCGTCAGGAAGTTGTAGCTGGCCGGATAGTTCACCGCATAGGAATCGACGGTGCGCGACCCCAGCGCGGGCTGCAGGGCGGCGAACAGCGCGTCGCCCACCACACCCAGGCCCGGCGGCTCGGCGGTGCCGCGGGCGAAGATCAGTTGGACGTTCGGACAGTCCGCCTTGGCCGACGGCGCCGGGCCGAATGTGACCGAAACCACTGACAGCACAACACCAACGGCGATTGCAATGACCGGGCCAACCACCGGCCACCTACGAAGACTCATACGCCAGATCTTGACACATACCGGCGACACCGTCGCCGGGCCAGGTTCGATCGCCCGGCTCCTCACTCGCGCCTCACCTGCGCTCGCCGTCCCCGGGCTAGGCTCCCGCTGTGACCCAAACCTCGTCCGACCCAGGCGACCTCGCGCGCCGCGCCGCCGCGGTCATCGCCGAGCGCACCGGAATCGACGAGCATGACGTCGCCATCGTGCTCGGCTCGGGATGGTCGCCGGCGGTCGCCGCGCTCGGCACCGAGGCGATCGGGAAGACCGCCGTGCTGCCCCAGGCCGACCTGCCCGGCTTCCGGCCGCCCACCGCGATCGGGCACACCGGCGAGCTGTTGTCGATGCGCATCGGCGAACACCGGGTGCTGGTGCTCGTCGGCCGCATCCACGCCTACGAGGGCCACGACCTGTGCCACGTCGTGCACCCGGTGCGGGCGGCCTGCGCGGCCGGCGTGCGCGCGGTCGTGCTCACCAATGCGGCGGGCGGACTGCGCCCGGACATGGCCGTCGGCGAACCGGTGTTGATCAGCGACCACCTCAACCTGACCGCGCGTTCCCCGCTGGTCGGCCCGCAATTCGTGGACCTGACCGACGCCTACTCCCCGCGGCTGCGCGAATTCGCCCGCCAGGCCGACCCGACGCTGACCGAGGGCGTCTACGCCGGCCTGCCCGGCCCGCACTACGAGACCCCCGCGGAAATCCGGATGCTGCGCACGCTGGGCGCCGACCTGGTCGGCATGTCGACGGTGCACGAGACCATCGCGGCGCGGGCGGCCGGCGCCGAGGTGCTCGGGGTGTCGCTGGTGACCAACCTGGCCGCCGGCATCGGCGGCGAGCCGCTCAGCCACGCCGAGGTGCTCTCCGCGGGGGCCGCGTCCGCCAGCCGGATGGGCGCCCTCCTGGCCCTGATCCTCGAGCGGCTGCCCCGGTTTTAGGGCCATGACGCCCGAGGAGTGGATCGCCCACGACCCCGACCCGCGGACGGCCGCCGAGCTCGCCGCGTGCGACGCGGGAGAATTAGCCGCGCGGTTCGCCCGTCCCCTGAGGTTTGGCACCGCGGGCCTGCGCGGCCCGGTGCGCGGCGGGCCCGACGCGATGAACGTCGCGGTGGTGTCGCACGCCACCTGGGCGGTGGCGCAGGTGCTCAAGCGGCGCGCCCCGGCCGGTGCGCGGGTGATCGTGGGGCGCGACGCCCGGCACGGTTCGGCGGTATTCGCAACGGTGGCCGCCGAAGTCCTTGCCGATCAAGGGTTTTCGGTGCTGTTGCTGCCCGGTCCGGTGCCGACCCCGGTGGTCGCGTTCGCGGTGCGCCACACCGGCGCGCTGGCCGGGATCCAGATCACGGCGTCGCACAACCCGCCGGCCGACAACGGCTACAAGGTGTACGTCGACGGCGGCATCCAGCTCGTCTCCCCCACCGACCGCGAGATCGAGGCCGCGATGGCCGACGCCCCGCCCGCCGACCAGATCGGCAGGGCCCCCGTCGAACCGGGCCAGGCCGATCTGGTCGAGCGCTACGTCGAGCGCGCGTCCGGGCTGCGGAGCGGGGCGGGCTCGGCGCGGGTCGCCCTGACGGCCCTGCACGGGGTGGGCGGCGCGGTGGCCGTGGAGACGCTGCGCCGCGCCGGGTTCGCCCAAGTGCACACCGTCGCAGCACAATTCGCTCCGGACCCGGACTTCCCCACCGTCGCGTTCCCCAACCCCGAGGAGCAGGGTGCCGCCGACGCTCTGTTGGCCCTGGCCTCCGACGTGCGCGCCGACGTGGCGATCGCGCTGGATCCCGACGCCGACCGGTGCGCCGTCGGCATTCCCGACAAAGCGGGGTGGCGGATGCTGTCCGGCGACGAAACCGGTTGGCTGCTAGGAGATTACATTCTTTCCCAGCCGCAGCGCGCCGAAACGCCCGTGGTGGCCAGCACCCTGGTGTCCTCGCGGATGCTGTCGGCCATCGCCGCGCACCGCGGCGCCGTCCACGTCGAAACCCTCACCGGCTTCAAATGGCTGGCGCGCGCCGATGCCGAGGTCCCCGGCGGCACCCTGGTATACGCCTACGAGGAAGCGATCGGGCACTGCGTCGACCCGGACGCTGTACGCGACAAGGACGGCATCAGCGCCGCGGTCCTGGTGTGCGACCTGGTGGCCACGCTGCTGCGCCAAGGCCGTTCGGTCGTCGACCTGCTCGACGAGCTGGCGCGCCGATACGGCGTGCACGACGTCGCCGCGGTCTCGCGCCGGGTCGCCGACCCCGCCGAGGCGGCCGCGCTGATGCACCGGCTACGGACCACTCCGCCGGCGACGCTAGCCGGGTTCCCCGCCGAACTCACCGACGTCACCGATGCGCTGATCTTCACCGGCGGTGACGACCACACGTCGGTCAGGGTGGTGGTGCGGCCCTCCGGGACCGAGCCGAAACTGAAGTGCTACTTGGAGATTCGCTGCACGCCTAGCGACGATCTGGATTCTTCGCGGCGGCGCGCCGGTGCCCTGCGCGCCGAGCTGGTCGCTGCGATGCGGGGCTGGTGAACAGGTTCGGCCCGAACTGGCGGTCCCCCGCGTCGCCGAGGCCAGGCACGATATAGGCCGACTTGTTGAGCCCCTTGTCGACCGCGGCGGTGAACACTCGCGCGTCCGGCGCCGCTTTCTGCACGGCCGCAAGGCCTTCCGGCGCGGTGACCAGGCACAGCGCGGTGATGTCGGTGGCGCCGCGGCGCTGCAGCAGGCCGATGGTGTGGGCCATCGACCCGCCGGTGGCCAGCATGGGGTCGAGGACCATCACCGGCCGGCGCGCGAGTTTGTCGGGCAGCGCCTCGAGATACGGGACCGGCAGGTGGGTTTCCTCGTCGCGGGCGACACCGACGAAACCCACCTCCGCCTCGGGTATCGCGGCCTGGGCGGCCTCGACCATGCCCAACCCGGCCCGCAGCACCGGAACCAGCAGCGGCGGGTTGACCAGTCGCGTCCCGGCCGTCGCGGCCACCGGGGTGCGGATCCTGACCGACTTTCGCGGCGCCTCCCGGCTGGCCTCGTACACCAGCATCAGCGTGAGCTCGCGCAGCGCGGCCCGAAACCCGGCATTGTCGGTGCGTTCGTCGCGCAGCACCGTCAGCCGGGCCGCGGCCAGCGGGTGGTCGATCACGCGCACGTCCATCCCATGAAGGGTATATAACGATCGGGCAAAGCCCTTCTGACACGCTTGCGTTCGTCCGGCCACAGCGCACGCGCGTTCGTATACTCCCGGGGTGTCGCGCGAAAATCGAAGTCCGAGAAGCCTACTCGGCAGGGCGCATCGCCTCCTGCTGGCGCTCGGGGTGGTCGCTTTGGTGGCACTGGCGGCAAGTCCGCTGACCCCGCGCATAGGCCTTGCGGCAGCGGCCATTCCGCAACCGGCGCATATCGTGATCGTGGTGGAGGAAAACCGTTCCGAGAACGGCATCATCGGCAACAAGTCGGCGCCCTTCATCACCTCCCTGGCCGCCAATGGCGCCAACATGACGCAGTCATACGCCGAAACCCACCCCAGCGAACCGAATTACCTGGCGCTGTTCGCGGGCAACACCTTCGGGGTGACCAAGGACCTGTGCCCGATCAACGCCGGCGCGGCCCCCAATCTCGGATCCGAATTGCTGGCCGCGGGCCACACGTTCGTCGGCTTCGCCGAAGGCCTGCCAACCGTAGGCTCGCCGGTGTGCACCGCGGGCAAGTACGCGCGCAAGCACGTGCCGTGGGCCAACTTCACCAACGTGCCGGCGGCGAACTCGATGCCGTTCTCCGCGTTCCCGATGGGCAACTACGCCAGCCTGCCGACCGTGTCGTTCGTCATCCCCAACAACGACAACAACATGCACGACGGGTCCATCGCGCAGGCCGACGCCTGGCTGAATCGCCAGCTGTCCGGTTACGCCAATTGGGCGGTGGCCAACAACAGCCTGCTGATCCTGACGTTCGACGAGGACGACAACGGCAGCCACAACCAGATCCCCACGGTGTTCTACGGCGCCCACGTCCGCCCCGGCAACTACAGCGAGCAGATCAACCACTACAACGTGCTTTCCACGGTGGAGCAGATGTACGGGCTACCCAAGACGGGCTATGCCGCCAGCGCCGCGCCCATCACCGACATCTGGGACTAGACCACTGGGCTGATGGTGGCGACCCGCTTCACCCGGCTCCGCCGCGCTCGCGATCACCACTGCCCGGCGGCGCCTTGGCCGGTCGTCGCTATTCTGTGCCGCATGGCTGCTGACCTCGTGCCCATTCGCCTGAGCCTGTCCGCCGGCGACCGCTACACCGTGTGGGCGCCCCGCTGGCGTGACTCCGGCGACGAGTGGGAGGCCTTCCTGGGCAAGGACGAGGACCTGTTCGTCTTCTCCTCCGTCGCCGACCTGGTGGCGTTCGTGCGGTCCGACACCGACAACGACCTGACCGACCACCCGGCGTGGAAGGCCCTGACGTCGGCGCACGCGCATGACTTCGAGCCCGCCGAGGACAAGCAGTTCGATCTGGTCGCGGTCGAGGAACTGGTCTCCGAGAAGCCCACCGCGGAATCGGTGTCCGCGCTGGCGGGCACGCTGGCCATCGTGTCGTCCATCGGATCGGTGTGCGAGCTGGCGGCGGTGTCGAAGTTCTTCAACGGCAACCCCAGCCTGGGCACGGTGTCGGGCGGGGTCGAGCACTTCACCGGCAAGGCCGGCGCCAAACGCTGGCATGCGATCGCCGAGATCATCGGGCGCAGCTGGGACGACGTGCTGGGCGCGATCGATGACATCGCCACCACCCCCGACGTCGACGCCAAGTTGTCGGCCAAGGCCGAAGACGAACTGGCCGAGGAGCGCGAAGAGGACGAGACCGAAGACGCCGTCGAGGAATCCGCGGCCGACGACATTGACGACGACATTGACGACGAAGTTGACGAAGACGACGAGGACGACGACACCGAAGCCCGGGCGGCCGGCGACACCGCGGTGCTCGGCGGCGACAAGGACTTCTGGCTGCAGGTCGGCATCGATCCGATCCGGATCATGACGAGCTCGGGCACCTTCTTCACCCTGCGCTGCTACCTCGACGACGAGCCGATCTTCCTGGGCCGCAACGGACGGATCAGCGTGTTCCCGTCCGAGCGCGCGCTGGCCCGCTACCTGGCCGACGAGCACGACCACGACCTGTCCGATCTGAGCACCTACGACGACATCCGCACCGCCGCCACCGACGGGTCGCTCACGGTCGAGGTCACCGACGACAACATCTACGTGCTCACCGGCCTGGCCGACGACCTGGCCGACGGGCCCGAGGCCGTGGACCGGGAGCAACTGGAACTGGCCGTCGAGGTGCTCCGCGACATCGGCGACTACTCCGAGGATCCCGCGGTGGACAAGGCGCTCGAAACCAACCGGCCGCTGGGCAAATTGGTGGCCGCCGTGCTCGAACCCGGCTCGGTCACCAAGCCGTCGCCGCCGTACGCCGCGGCGGTGCGCGAGTGGGAGAAGCTGGAGCAATTCGTCGAGGGCCGGCTCCGCCGCGAGTAGGGCGTTTCACGGGCTAGGTTGGTGACGTGTCGCTTCCCGGAATCGGCCCGCTGCCGCTGTACGGGTTCCAGCGCCCGGCCATGTTGCTGTTCGGTTTGGTGCCCCTGGCCCTGCTGGCCGTCTACGTCGTGGTGCAGGCCCGTCGCAACCGACGGCTGCACCGCTACACCGACGCCCCCGTGGCGCAGTCGCCGTGGCGGCACCTGCCGATCGCCGCGTCGCTACTCAGCCTGGCGTTGCTGACGATCGCGCTGGCCACCCCCACCCACGACATGCGCATCCCGCGCAACCGCGCCGTCATCATGCTCGTCATCGACATGTCGCAGTCAATGCGGGCGACCGACGTCGAACCCACCCGGCTCAAGGCCGCCGAACAAGCGGCCAGCCAGTTCGCCAGCCAGCTGACGCCCGGCATCAACCTCGGGCTGGTCGGCTTCGCCGGCACGCCCTACTTGCTGGTCCCGCCCACGCCGCAGCACCAGGCGACCATCGACGCACTCAAGAAGCTGGACTTCGCCGACAGCACGGCCACCGGCCAGGCCATCTTCACCGCCCTGCACGCGATCGGCGCCACGGCGGTCACCGGGGGCGACAATCCGCCGCCGGCCCGTATCGTGCTGCTCTCCGACGGCCGCGAGAACAAGCCGTCCAACCCCAGCGATCCGCACGACGGTGTCTACACCGCGGCGCGCCTGGCCAAGGACGAGGGCGTGCCCATCTCGACGATCTCGTTCGGCACCAAAGGCGGCGAGATCGAGATGGACGGGCAGCGCGTCGCGGTCCCGGTGTCGACCGACCAGATGAAGACGATCGCCCGGCTCTCCGGCGGGCAGCCCTACACCGCCACCAACATCGGCGAGCTCAACAAGAGCTACAACGCGATCGAGAACGAGATCGGCTACCGCACCGTGCCGGGACCCGGCAGTTCCGGCTGGCTGCGCATGGGGGTGCTCGCGGCGCTCATCGCGACGGCGTTGGCGCTGTTGATCAACCGGCGCCTGCCGACCTAGCGCCCGTCCACCGACCGAGCCCGCCCGGCGGGTCAGGCGGGCAGCCTGCGGTTCAGCAGCAGGCCGGCCAGCACGGCGCCGGCCATCACGACGGCACCGAGCAGCATCCACGCCAGGCTCGCGTCGCCCTTGACGGTTTCGTAGCCGATCTGGCGCTGCAGCGTCGTGTACACGTTCTTCAGCGAGTCCAGGCTGTCGGCGTGGAACGCCTCGCCGTCGGTGATCTCGCAGATCTTCTGCAGGGTCTGATCGTCCACCGGGACCGGAATGGTGGCGCCCTCGTAGTCGACGGTCCCGTACGGGGTGCCGAACGAGATCGTCGAGATCTGCACCCCTTGGCCCTTGGCGGCCCGGGCGGCGGTGAACGCCCCCTGCGGGGCGTTGGGGTCCAGCGGCACGTTCTCGGCGCCGTCGGACTCCAGCACGATCCGCGCCGGCGGCGGGCCTTCGCCGCCGCCCATCACCGAGCCGACCGTCGCGATCGCCTGCAGCGCGGTGAAAATGCCTTCTCCCGTAGCGGTTTTCGGGGCGGGCTGCAGACTGTCGATGCCCGACTTCACCGCGCCGCGGTTCGTCGTCGGGGGCACCAGCAGCGTGGCGTTGGCCGCGAACTCCACCAGCCCCAGGTTGATGGCCGGCGTCAGCTGATCGGCGAACTGCTTGCCGGCCTCCTTCGCCGCGGCCAGGCGGTTGGGCGGAACATCGTTGGAGGCCATCGATTCCGAGACGTCGATGACGAGCATCACGACCGCGCGGTTGAGCGGGATCCGGACATCCGACGTCGGCCCGGCCATCGCCGTGGTCAGCAGCACCAGCGACGTGGCCAGCAGGATGGTCGGCACGTGCCGCCACCGGCTCGGGTGCGGCGGGGCCACGCGCTCCAGCACCTCCATGTTGGCGAACCGCAGCACCCGGCGACGGCGGGCGAATTGCTGCACGACATAAAGGCCGATCACCAGCAGCACGGCCAGCAGCGCGAGGAAGAACCAGGGGTTCTGGAATCCAGTCAGCGACACCGGGCCCAGCAGCGGCACCTTCATGTCGAGCCACACTAGGCGTCGAATCCGGGCCCCGCATCGGGCCCCGGCTCAGCCCGCGGCGAGATCGCGGCGCTGGGTGAACTTGATGTCGAGGCTGCGCAGGTGGGTCTGCAGCCCGGCGTCTTGGACCGGGATCAGGTGGGCCGGCTCGTCGGTCTCGTTGTAGTGGGCGTGCCACATGCCCGGCGGGGTGGTGAAGGCGCCACCGGCCTGCCAGTCCACCCGGATGGGATCGACGATGCCGCCCCGCTCGTCGAGACGCGTGCCCAGCAGCGTGTAGCAGCCGGCCGCGGGCGCGTCCAGGATGAGGTCCAGCGCGACCGACTGGTGCCGGTGCGGGCGCTGCACCTGATGGGGCGGAAGCACGCCGAACATGGCCCACAGCACGTGCGTGATGGTCAGGGTCTGGTCCTGCTCGGCGTTGGCCAGCAGGACGCTGACACGGCTCTTCTCGTTGGCGCCGGGGCGCGACGCGATCTCGGTCAGCTTGGCGACGGCGTCGGCGCGGCGGAACTTGGTCGCCCGGAAGCGGGGCCGGGTCGCGTCGGCGCCGAGGTAACGCATCAGGGGCTCGTCGTGCACCCAGTACATGGCCGTGTCAGCGCCGGCATAGAACACCGAGTGCGCGCCGGCGGGCAGCGTCACGAAGTCGCCCTTCTCCCACTCGATCAGGCGGCCGTTGACCGCCGCGAACCCCCGCCCGTAGAGCACGTAATACAGCTGCGAGGTGGCGTTGGGGTGGGTGTCGACGTGCTCGTTCGCACGAATGGACACGAAGTTGGCCAGCAGCGCGGGGCTGGTCGCCGCGCCGGCCGGGCCGCCCAGCTCGGCCGACAGGTCCAGCGGGATCACGCCGGTCGGCGCGTCGAGGTAGAGCTCGGGACCGAACCGCCGGATCGGCACCCGCGGGGTCAGCCCCGAGCCGATCGGGTTGGCGGCCCTGGAGTACTCGAAGTATTCGGCCTGCTCGGCCCACTCTTCGAACCGCCCCTCGAACGCGTACTCGGCGACGTTGACCATCGGCGCGGGGACCGTCGGGTCCAGGTTCGGGGTCGCTAGCTGCTGCATGTCGGTCTCCCTTGCCGCTCAGGTGTATCTGGTATCTAAATAGTATTTATCTTGTATCTAAGCGTCAAACGTCGCAGCTAGACGCGGTCGGTGTACGGTCAATTGGTCGGTTGAGATACGACTTAGCTACCAGAGAAGAGGCCGGGCGTGGCTGCGAAGGACAGGCGGACGGCGACGGCCAAGGACCGCGCACTGGACTATGTCAAGACGCGGGTGCTCACCGGCGAGTTCCCCGGCGGCGAGCTGATCAGCGAGGGCGACGTGGCCAGCGCGCTGGGGATGTCGCGCACGCCGGTGCGCGAGGCGTTTTTGCGGCTGGAGGCCGAGGGGCTGCTGCGCCTGTATCCCCAGCGGGGGGCCCTGGTGGTTCCGGTGTCGCCCGACGAGGTGCGCGCGGTGATGGAGGCGCGGCTGGTGCTCGAGCAGTTCGCGGCGGGCAAGGTGATCGGGCGCGGCGCCGCCGCATGCGCCGCCGTGTTCGGGCGCCTGTCCGGCGAGCTTGCCCGGCAACGCGACGCGGCCGCCGCGGCGGACTGGCGAGAATTCGTGGAGGCCGACCGCGCCTTCCACGCCATCACGCTGCAGGAGTCGGGCAACGCCATCCTGTCCGGCTTCTACGCGTCCCTGCGCGACCGCCAGATGCGGATGATCGGCGAATCGACGCTGCGCGACCCCGACCGGGTGGCCACGATTCTCGAGGAGCATCGGGGTATCGCCGAAGCCCTGCGCGACGGCGATCGCGCGCGGGCGGCGACCGCGGTGCAGACCCACCTGGCCGGCACGGTGCGCGCCATCGGCTTGTCCGTCGACCCGGATCCGTTATGGGCTACCGGATTTGGCCGCGATGGAGCAGACTGATCGAATAACGCGGGGGCGCAGCGCTCCCGGTCCGCATGTATCGGGGGGAACGATGACCTGGGTAACGGCCTCGAGGTTGCGCGGCACGATGACGAAAACGGTTGTGGCCCTGTCGATTTTGGGGGCGGCCACGGCGGGTGCGACGATCCCGGCGAACGCGGCACCCGGCTTCGCGCGCACACCCGCCGCGCCGCTCGACGATCCCGATCCCGGCCTTCCCACCAACCCGTCGGATCCCCGATGTGCGGGGATGCCGGGGCTGGCGCAGTGCCAGGGCGGCCCGTACGCCATGGGCGGGGCGCCCACCGGCCCCGCGGATTTGAGCTGCATCAGCATGCCCAGCGACCCGGTGTGCGCGGGTGGCCCGTACGCCCCGCCGCCACCCCCGCCGCCCATCGCGCCGCCGCCGGAACCGCCGGCGCCCATGGCCGCGGCCCCCGTAGAACCACCGCCGATGGCCCCGCCGCCGATGGTGGAGCCACCACCCATGCCGGCGGCCGACCCGTCGATGGGGATGCCCGGGCACATCTGAGAACGTCGCACCGGCGGCTCAGCCGATCAGCACCGCGTATCGCGGCTTGATCACCTCGTCGATGATGGCCAGCCGCTCGTCGAACGGGATGAACGCGGACTTCATCGCGTTGATGGTGAACCGTTCGAGGTCGCTCCAGCCGTAGCCGAACGCCTCCACCAGGCGGAGCATCTCGCGGCTCATGAAGGTATCGCTCATCAACCGGTTGTCGGTGTTGACGGTCACCCGGAACCGGGCGCGGGCCAGCAGGTCGAACGGATGCTCGGCGATGCTCTTGACGGCGCCGGTCTGCACGTTCGAGCTCGGACACAGTTCCAGCGGAATTCGCTTGTCCCGCAGGATCGCCGCCTGCTGGCCCAACCGGACCTGCCCGTCGGGCAGCACGTCGATGTCGTCGACGATCCGCACCCCGTGCCCCAGCCGGTCGGCACCGCAGAACGCGATCGCCTCGTGGATGGACGGCAGGCCGAACGCCTCGCCGGCGTGAATGGTGAAGCGCGCGTTGTGGTCTCGCATGTACTCGAAGGCGTCCAGGTGGCGCGTCGGCGGGTTGCCGGCCTCGGCGCCGGCGATGTCGAAGCCGACAACGCCCTTGTCCCGGAACCGGATTGCCAGCTCGGCGATCTCGCGGGACACCGCCGCGTGCCGCATCGCGGTGACCAGTAGGCGCACCACGATCGGACGGCCCGCGCCGGCACAGGCCTTCTCGCCGTCGGCGAATCCGGCCAGCACGGCATCGACGATCGCGTCGAAGGACATCCCGCGGTCGATGTGCAGCTCGGGTGCGAACCGCACCTCGGCGTAGACCACCGAGTCGGCGGCCAGGTCTTCGACGCACTCGTAGGCGACGCGGTGCAGCGCCTCGGGGGTCTGCATCACCGCGACGGTGTGGGAGAACGGCTCCAGGTAGCGCTCCAGCGAGCCGCTGTGCGAACGCGTGCGAAACCACGTCGCCAGCTCGTCGACGTCGGTGGCGGGCAGCTCGTCGTAGCCGGTCTGCCCGGCGATCTCGAGCACGGTCGACGGGCGC
Coding sequences within it:
- a CDS encoding amidohydrolase; amino-acid sequence: MRLADAAESWLASHHADLVEWRRHIHRYPELGRQEYATTQFVAERLAEAGLNPKVLPGGTGLVCDIGPEHEPRIALRADMDALPMAERTGAPYTSTMPNVAHACGHDAHTAILLGTALALASVPELPVGVRLLFQAAEELMPGGAIDAIAAGAISGVSRIFALHCDPRLEVGKIAVRHGPITSAADQIEITLYSPGGHTSRPHLTADLVYGLGTLITGLPGVLSRRIDPRNGTVLVWGAVNAGVAANAIPQTGVLAGTVRTASRQTWVGLEEIIRETVAGLLAPLAIEHTLQYRRGVPPVVNEDVSTRILTHAIEAVGPDALADTRQSGGGEDFSWYLEEIPGAMARLGVWPGVGPQLDLHQPTFNLDERALAIGVRVLANIVEQSAAFERS
- a CDS encoding M20 family metallopeptidase; translated protein: MPTAPLDSLLDSVEAVVRRRGGDLVELSHAIHAEPELAFAEHRSCAKAQALVAERGFEITAAPGGLDTAFRADYGSGPLTVGVCAEYDALPEIGHACGHNIIAASAVGTALALAEVADELGLRVALLGTPAEEAGGGKALLLRAGVFDDIAAAVMLHPGPTDIAAARSLALSEATITYRGTESHAAVAPHLGINAADAVTVAQVAVGLLRQQLAPGQLVHGIVTDGGQAVNVIPGRATLQYAMRAVEADSLRELEGRMYACFAAGALATGCEYDIDNPAPAYDELTPDQWLADVFREEMRRLGREPVAREYEAALPMGSTDMGNVTKALPGIHPVIGLDSGGAMVHQRGFAEAATNPSADRAVIEGAIMLARTVVQLAQTPAERDRVMAAHERRRGEERA
- a CDS encoding cutinase family protein, which encodes MSVVSVTFGPAPSAKADCPNVQLIFARGTAEPPGLGVVGDALFAALQPALGSRTVDSYAVNYPASYNFLTTADAANDARDHIAEMVDQCPSTRLVLGGFSQGAAAISMLAGVPPVGQRIGNFGSAPPLDPALANKIRAVAVFGNPGNRFDTPLSSTGAFAGRTIDLCSEGDPVCVVGGRDRDAHHDYSAPPYPGQAASFIAGLV
- a CDS encoding purine-nucleoside phosphorylase; translation: MTQTSSDPGDLARRAAAVIAERTGIDEHDVAIVLGSGWSPAVAALGTEAIGKTAVLPQADLPGFRPPTAIGHTGELLSMRIGEHRVLVLVGRIHAYEGHDLCHVVHPVRAACAAGVRAVVLTNAAGGLRPDMAVGEPVLISDHLNLTARSPLVGPQFVDLTDAYSPRLREFARQADPTLTEGVYAGLPGPHYETPAEIRMLRTLGADLVGMSTVHETIAARAAGAEVLGVSLVTNLAAGIGGEPLSHAEVLSAGAASASRMGALLALILERLPRF
- a CDS encoding phospho-sugar mutase, coding for MTPEEWIAHDPDPRTAAELAACDAGELAARFARPLRFGTAGLRGPVRGGPDAMNVAVVSHATWAVAQVLKRRAPAGARVIVGRDARHGSAVFATVAAEVLADQGFSVLLLPGPVPTPVVAFAVRHTGALAGIQITASHNPPADNGYKVYVDGGIQLVSPTDREIEAAMADAPPADQIGRAPVEPGQADLVERYVERASGLRSGAGSARVALTALHGVGGAVAVETLRRAGFAQVHTVAAQFAPDPDFPTVAFPNPEEQGAADALLALASDVRADVAIALDPDADRCAVGIPDKAGWRMLSGDETGWLLGDYILSQPQRAETPVVASTLVSSRMLSAIAAHRGAVHVETLTGFKWLARADAEVPGGTLVYAYEEAIGHCVDPDAVRDKDGISAAVLVCDLVATLLRQGRSVVDLLDELARRYGVHDVAAVSRRVADPAEAAALMHRLRTTPPATLAGFPAELTDVTDALIFTGGDDHTSVRVVVRPSGTEPKLKCYLEIRCTPSDDLDSSRRRAGALRAELVAAMRGW
- the upp gene encoding uracil phosphoribosyltransferase, which translates into the protein MDVRVIDHPLAAARLTVLRDERTDNAGFRAALRELTLMLVYEASREAPRKSVRIRTPVAATAGTRLVNPPLLVPVLRAGLGMVEAAQAAIPEAEVGFVGVARDEETHLPVPYLEALPDKLARRPVMVLDPMLATGGSMAHTIGLLQRRGATDITALCLVTAPEGLAAVQKAAPDARVFTAAVDKGLNKSAYIVPGLGDAGDRQFGPNLFTSPASQRPARRAGHRRAAAKNPDRR